Proteins encoded together in one Pseudomonas sp. TCU-HL1 window:
- the lhgO gene encoding L-2-hydroxyglutarate oxidase: protein MYDFIIIGGGIVGMSTAMQLMQVYPDAKVLLLEKESGPARHQTGHNSGVIHAGVYYTPGSLKARFCLEGNKATKAFCNKHGIRYDECGKLLVATNALEMERMKALWERTAANGLERHWLSAAELREREPNIVGMGGIFVPSSGIVSYAEVTAAMGREFQAAGGEIRFSAEVTGLDEHADEVVVRTRTDEFHGRYLITCSGLMADRVVRMLGIEPNFIICPFRGEYYLLPKQHNQIVNHLIYPIPDPSMPFLGVHLTRMIDGTVTVGPNAVLAMKREGYRKSDISISDMVETLTSPGILKVLAKNLRPGLIEMKNSLFKGGYLKEVQKYCPSITKADLTPYPAGVRAQAVSRDGKLIDDFLFVNTPRSVNVCNAPSPAATSAIPIGAHIVDKVREQIAASGTRFTVKATDNKQRAAG, encoded by the coding sequence GTGTACGATTTCATCATCATCGGCGGCGGTATCGTGGGCATGTCCACGGCCATGCAGCTGATGCAGGTTTACCCGGATGCCAAGGTTCTTCTCCTGGAGAAGGAGTCCGGCCCGGCCCGTCACCAGACCGGCCACAACAGCGGCGTGATCCATGCCGGCGTCTACTACACCCCCGGCAGCCTCAAGGCGCGCTTCTGCCTGGAAGGCAACAAGGCCACCAAGGCTTTCTGCAACAAGCACGGCATCCGTTACGACGAGTGCGGCAAGCTGTTGGTGGCCACCAACGCGCTGGAGATGGAGCGCATGAAGGCGCTCTGGGAACGCACCGCCGCCAACGGCCTGGAACGCCACTGGCTGTCCGCCGCCGAGCTGCGCGAGCGCGAGCCGAACATCGTCGGTATGGGCGGCATCTTCGTGCCCTCCAGTGGCATCGTCAGCTACGCCGAAGTCACCGCCGCGATGGGCCGCGAGTTCCAGGCCGCCGGCGGCGAGATCCGCTTCAGCGCCGAAGTCACCGGCCTCGACGAGCATGCCGATGAAGTGGTGGTGCGTACCCGCACCGACGAGTTCCATGGTCGCTACCTGATCACCTGCTCGGGGCTGATGGCCGATCGCGTGGTGCGCATGCTCGGCATCGAGCCGAACTTCATCATCTGCCCGTTCCGGGGCGAGTACTACCTGCTGCCCAAGCAGCACAACCAGATCGTCAACCACCTGATCTACCCGATTCCGGACCCATCCATGCCGTTCCTCGGCGTGCACCTGACGCGGATGATCGACGGCACCGTCACCGTTGGCCCCAACGCCGTGCTGGCCATGAAGCGCGAGGGCTACCGCAAGTCCGATATTTCGATTTCCGACATGGTCGAGACCCTGACGTCCCCCGGCATCCTCAAGGTGCTGGCGAAGAACCTGCGCCCCGGCCTGATCGAGATGAAGAACTCCCTGTTCAAGGGCGGCTACCTCAAGGAAGTGCAGAAGTACTGCCCGAGCATCACCAAGGCCGATCTCACCCCCTATCCGGCCGGCGTGCGCGCCCAGGCGGTGTCCCGCGACGGCAAGCTGATCGATGACTTCCTCTTCGTGAACACCCCGCGCAGTGTGAACGTGTGCAACGCACCGTCGCCCGCCGCTACCTCCGCGATCCCGATCGGCGCCCACATCGTCGACAAGGTCCGTGAGCAGATCGCCGCCTCCGGCACCCGCTTCACCGTCAAAGCCACCGATAACAAGCAGCGGGCCGCCGGCTGA
- the gabD gene encoding NADP-dependent succinate-semialdehyde dehydrogenase: protein MQLKDSTLFRQQAYVDGAWVDADNGQTLKVSNPATGELIGSVPKMGAAETRRAIEAAERALPAWRALTAKERANRLRRWFELMMQNQDDLARLMTLEQGKPLVESRGEIAYAASFLEWFGEEAKRVYGDMIPGHQADKRLMVIKQPIGVTAAITPWNFPSAMITRKAGPALAAGCTMVLKPASQTPYSALALAELAERAGIPKGVLNVVTGSAGEVGGELTSNPIVRKLTFTGSTEIGRQLMAECAKDIKKVSLELGGNAPFIVFDDADLDAAVEGALISKYRNNGQTCVCANRLYVQDGVYDAFVDKLQAAVARLKIGNGLEDGITTGPLIDAKAVAKVQEHIEDAVAKGARVVSGGKPHSLGGTFFEPTILVDVPKNAAVAKEETFGPLAPLFRFKDEDEVIAFSNDTEYGLAAYFYARDLGRVFRVAEALEYGIVGINTGIISNEVAPFGGVKASGLGREGSKYGIDDYLEIKYLCIGV from the coding sequence GTGCAACTGAAAGACTCCACCCTGTTCCGCCAGCAGGCATATGTAGACGGCGCCTGGGTCGATGCCGACAACGGCCAGACCCTCAAGGTGAGCAACCCGGCCACTGGCGAGCTGATCGGCAGCGTGCCGAAAATGGGCGCCGCCGAGACCCGTCGCGCCATCGAAGCCGCCGAACGCGCCCTGCCAGCCTGGCGTGCGCTGACCGCCAAGGAACGCGCCAACCGGCTGCGCCGCTGGTTCGAACTGATGATGCAGAACCAGGACGACCTGGCCCGCCTGATGACCCTGGAGCAGGGCAAGCCGCTGGTGGAGTCCCGTGGCGAAATTGCCTACGCGGCGTCCTTCCTCGAGTGGTTCGGTGAAGAAGCCAAGCGCGTCTACGGCGACATGATCCCCGGCCACCAGGCCGACAAGCGCCTGATGGTGATCAAGCAGCCCATCGGCGTCACCGCTGCCATCACCCCGTGGAACTTCCCCTCGGCGATGATCACCCGCAAAGCCGGCCCGGCGCTCGCCGCTGGCTGCACCATGGTGCTCAAGCCTGCCTCGCAGACCCCGTACTCCGCCCTGGCCCTGGCCGAACTGGCCGAGCGTGCCGGCATTCCGAAAGGCGTGCTGAACGTGGTCACCGGCAGTGCCGGTGAAGTCGGCGGCGAGCTGACCAGCAACCCCATCGTGCGCAAGCTGACCTTTACCGGTTCCACCGAAATCGGCCGCCAGCTGATGGCCGAATGCGCCAAGGACATCAAGAAGGTGTCGCTGGAACTGGGCGGCAACGCGCCCTTCATCGTCTTCGACGACGCGGACCTGGATGCCGCCGTGGAAGGCGCGCTGATTTCCAAATACCGCAACAACGGCCAGACCTGCGTGTGCGCCAACCGCCTCTACGTGCAGGACGGCGTTTACGACGCTTTCGTCGACAAGCTCCAGGCCGCCGTCGCGCGCCTGAAGATCGGCAACGGCCTGGAAGACGGCATCACCACCGGCCCGCTGATCGACGCCAAGGCCGTGGCCAAGGTCCAGGAGCACATCGAGGACGCCGTCGCCAAGGGCGCCCGTGTCGTTTCCGGCGGAAAGCCGCACAGCCTGGGCGGCACCTTCTTCGAGCCGACCATCCTGGTCGACGTACCGAAAAACGCCGCCGTGGCCAAGGAAGAGACATTCGGTCCGCTGGCGCCGCTGTTCCGCTTCAAGGATGAAGACGAAGTCATCGCCTTCTCCAACGACACCGAGTATGGCCTGGCTGCCTACTTCTATGCCCGCGACCTGGGCCGCGTGTTCCGCGTGGCCGAGGCCCTGGAGTACGGCATCGTCGGCATCAACACCGGGATCATCTCCAACGAAGTGGCGCCCTTCGGCGGCGTCAAGGCCTCGGGCCTGGGCCGCGAAGGCTCCAAGTACGGCATCGATGACTACCTGGAAATCAAATACCTCTGCATCGGCGTGTAA
- the gabT gene encoding 4-aminobutyrate--2-oxoglutarate transaminase: MNTNQSLQQRRMAAIPRGVGQIHQIFAERAENATVWDVEGREYLDFAGGIAVLNTGHLHPKVMAAVQEQLAKLTHTCFHVFGYEPYVTLAEKINQLVPGSFEKKTLLVTTGAEAVENAIKIARAATGRNGVIAFTGAYHGRTQYTLSLTGKVVPYSAGMGLMPGGVYRAEYPNAMHGVSVDDAMASIERIFKNDAAPSDIAAIILEPVQGEGGFNVAPKDFMARLRALCDQHGILLIADEVQTGAGRTGTFFAMEQMGVAADLTTFAKSIAGGFPLAGVSGRADVMDAVAPGGLGGTYAGSPISCAAALAVIEAFESEKLLDRAKSVGEILTAGLRKIAERHNSLVDVRNLGAMVAVELFEAGDVSKPAAELTGKVVAKAREKGLILLSCGTYYNVLRILVPLTVSDADLERGLAIIGECFDELA, translated from the coding sequence ATGAACACCAACCAGAGCCTGCAACAACGCCGTATGGCCGCCATTCCTCGTGGCGTCGGGCAGATCCATCAGATCTTCGCCGAGCGTGCTGAGAACGCCACCGTGTGGGACGTCGAGGGCCGTGAGTACCTGGACTTCGCCGGTGGCATCGCCGTGCTGAACACCGGCCACCTGCACCCGAAGGTGATGGCCGCCGTCCAGGAACAGCTGGCCAAACTGACCCACACCTGCTTCCACGTGTTCGGCTACGAGCCCTACGTGACCCTGGCCGAGAAGATCAACCAACTGGTGCCGGGCAGCTTCGAGAAGAAGACCCTGCTGGTCACCACCGGTGCCGAAGCTGTTGAGAACGCCATCAAGATCGCCCGCGCCGCCACCGGCCGTAACGGCGTGATTGCCTTCACCGGCGCCTACCACGGCCGCACCCAGTACACCCTGTCGTTGACCGGCAAGGTGGTTCCGTATTCCGCTGGCATGGGCCTGATGCCGGGCGGTGTGTACCGCGCCGAATACCCGAACGCGATGCACGGCGTCTCGGTGGACGATGCGATGGCCAGCATCGAACGCATCTTCAAGAACGACGCCGCACCCAGCGACATCGCTGCGATCATCCTCGAGCCGGTGCAGGGCGAGGGTGGCTTCAATGTCGCGCCGAAGGACTTCATGGCCCGCCTGCGCGCCCTGTGCGACCAGCACGGCATCCTGCTGATCGCCGACGAAGTACAGACCGGCGCCGGCCGCACCGGCACTTTCTTCGCCATGGAACAGATGGGGGTAGCTGCCGACCTGACCACCTTCGCCAAGTCCATCGCCGGTGGTTTCCCGCTGGCGGGCGTATCCGGCCGTGCCGACGTCATGGATGCCGTTGCCCCGGGTGGACTGGGTGGCACCTACGCCGGCAGCCCGATCTCCTGTGCCGCGGCACTGGCGGTGATCGAAGCTTTCGAGAGCGAGAAACTGCTGGATCGCGCCAAGTCCGTGGGTGAAATCCTCACCGCCGGCTTGCGCAAGATCGCTGAGCGCCACAACAGCCTGGTGGACGTGCGCAACCTCGGCGCCATGGTCGCCGTTGAGCTGTTCGAGGCTGGCGATGTGAGCAAGCCGGCCGCCGAACTCACCGGCAAGGTCGTTGCCAAGGCACGCGAGAAGGGCCTGATCCTGCTCTCCTGCGGCACCTACTACAACGTCCTGCGCATCCTGGTTCCGCTGACTGTCAGCGATGCTGATCTGGAGCGCGGACTGGCCATTATCGGCGAGTGCTTCGACGAGCTCGCCTGA
- a CDS encoding LysR family transcriptional regulator: MPKKNPLSQVSDFDLRLLRLFKTVAECGSFSAAEGTLGITRSAISLHMSDLEKRLGMRLCQRGRAGFALTDEGREVLRASETVLVAIEGFRSEVNQMHQQLRGDLNVGIVNNLVTQPRMRITQALKAVRAEGAGVRINLSMSTPGEIERGLLDGRLHVGAVPLITPLSGLEYSLLYEERSNLYCSHEHPLFARAAEVSNEELKSADAVVPSYRMTAEAIGLHQLLNFAASATDREGIAFLILTGSYIGFLPDHYAATWVEKGLMAPLSPDRLFFEAKLAVATRKGRRQNLILERFLDSLQRTR; encoded by the coding sequence ATGCCCAAGAAAAACCCTTTGAGCCAGGTCAGCGATTTCGACCTGAGGCTGCTGCGGCTTTTCAAAACCGTGGCTGAGTGCGGCAGTTTCTCGGCAGCTGAAGGCACGCTGGGCATTACCCGCTCGGCCATCAGCCTGCACATGAGTGACCTGGAGAAACGCCTTGGTATGCGGCTGTGCCAACGTGGGCGGGCCGGATTCGCGCTGACGGACGAGGGGCGGGAAGTACTGCGGGCTAGCGAGACAGTGCTGGTGGCCATCGAAGGCTTTCGCAGCGAGGTCAACCAGATGCACCAGCAGTTGCGCGGCGACCTGAATGTTGGGATCGTGAATAACCTGGTGACCCAGCCCAGGATGCGTATCACCCAGGCGCTCAAGGCCGTGCGGGCAGAAGGCGCGGGGGTACGCATCAACCTCAGCATGAGTACCCCCGGAGAGATCGAGCGCGGCCTGCTGGACGGCCGCTTGCATGTGGGCGCAGTCCCGCTGATCACGCCCCTGTCCGGGCTGGAATACAGCCTGCTCTACGAGGAGCGCTCGAACCTCTACTGCAGCCACGAGCACCCGTTGTTCGCACGCGCCGCCGAGGTCAGCAACGAGGAGCTGAAGAGTGCGGATGCCGTGGTTCCCAGCTACCGCATGACGGCCGAGGCAATCGGTCTGCACCAGTTGCTGAACTTCGCCGCGTCGGCCACGGACCGCGAGGGCATCGCCTTCCTGATCCTCACGGGCAGCTACATCGGCTTCCTCCCGGATCACTACGCCGCCACCTGGGTGGAGAAAGGGCTGATGGCGCCCTTGAGCCCGGATCGCCTGTTCTTCGAGGCCAAGCTGGCGGTCGCGACCCGCAAGGGGCGTAGGCAGAACCTTATCCTCGAACGCTTCCTCGACTCCCTCCAGCGCACCCGCTAA